The following are encoded in a window of Rosa chinensis cultivar Old Blush chromosome 4, RchiOBHm-V2, whole genome shotgun sequence genomic DNA:
- the LOC112197683 gene encoding D-galacturonate reductase, which yields MAKVPSVTLSSSGDEILTMPIIGMGTSSYPRADPETAKAAILEAIRAGYRHFDTAFAYGSEQDLGEAIAEALRLGLIISRDELFITTKLWASFAEKDLVLPSIKASLRNLQLEYIDMYIIHWPFKLGKEVKSMPVERDLVQPLDLKSVWEAIEECKKLGLARGIGVSNFTCSMLEELLSFAEIPPAVNQLEMNPAWQLKKLRDFCKAKGIHVTAYSPLGAARTKWGDNRVLGSDVIEEIALARGKTTAQISLRWVYEQGVSIVTKSYNKERMRQNLDIFDFCLTEEESEKMSHLPQRKGVTFASLLGPHDIVLEIDAEL from the exons ATGGCAAAGGTTCCTTCAGTAACCCTAAGCTCCTCCGGTGATGAGATCCTGACCATGCCTATCATCGGCATGGGAACTTCATCGTACCCTCGGGCCGACCCAGAAACCGCCAAGGCTGCCATTCTCGAAGCGATCAGAGCTGGTTACCGACATTTTGACACCGCCTTTGCCTACGGGTCGGAGCAAGATCTCGGTGAAGCCATAGCCGAGGCTCTCCGTCTCGGACTCATCATCTCTAGGGATGAGCTCTTCATCACAACCAAGCTTTGGGCTAGTTTCGCCGAGAAAGACCTTGTGCTGCCGTCCATCAAAGCCAGTTTAAG GAATCTTCAACTAGAGTACATTGACATGTACATCATACATTGGCCTTTCAAATTGGGAAAAGAGGTGAAAAGCATGCCTGTTGAGAGAGATCTGGTGCAGCCCCTTGATCTCAAATCTGTTTGGGAAGCCATAGAAGAGTGCAAGAAACTTGGCCTTGCTAGAGGTATTGGCGTTAGTAACTTCACATGCAGTATGCTCGAGGAGCTTCTTTCCTTCGCCGAAATCCCTCCGGCCGTCAACCAA TTGGAGATGAACCCAGCTTGGCAGCTGAAGAAATTGAGGGACTTCTGCAAGGCAAAGGGTATTCATGTCACGGCTTACTCTCCGCTCGGAGCAGCTAGGACTAAATGGGGTGACAATAGAGTTTTGGGGTCAGATGTGATAGAAGAGATTGCCCTAGCCAGAGGGAAAACAACTGCTCAG ATATCATTGAGATGGGTGTATGAACAAGGTGTGAGCATAGTAACAAAAAGCTACAACAAGGAAAGAATGAGGCAGAACCTTGACATCTTCGACTTCTGCTTGACCGAGGAGGAATCGGAGAAGATGAGTCATCTTCCACAACGGAAAGGGGTTACCTTTGCCTCACTTCTAGGACCCCATGATATCGTTCTGGAAATTGACGCGGAATTATGA
- the LOC112199791 gene encoding agamous-like MADS-box protein AGL62 gives MSKKTQGRKKIEIKKLENSSNKQVTFSKRRAGIFKKAGELSVLCGAHVAIIVFSGAGKVFCYGHPNINTVLESYQNGLSSVVRVNEEAGDLLVAEFNKEYVEAEKEFEDLKRKATGIKQMADEKKKMMKEMNMSEGFWWDEAVDLAMMDEREWEQYFKALEELRRKVAARVDELKILNGTMMGPPVPAVHHRLCHVPFMTSNNCFGNCQDVQFGSGYHDLGV, from the coding sequence ATGTCCAAGAAGACCCAAGGCCGCAAGAAAATTGAGATCAAGAAGCTAGAGAACTCTAGCAACAAACAAGTCACATTCTCAAAACGCCGTGCCGGCATATTCAAAAAAGCCGGCGAGCTTAGTGTGCTTTGCGGCGCCCATGTGGCCATTATAGTGTTCTCTGGCGCAGGGAAGGTGTTTTGCTATGGACACCCGAACATCAACACGGTGCTCGAGAGCTATCAAAACGGTCTTAGTTCAGTTGTCAGAGTTAATGAGGAGGCTGGCGATTTGCTGGTGGCGGAGTTCAACAAAGAGTACGTGGAGGCAGAGAAGGAGTTTGAGGATTTGAAGAGGAAAGCCACGGGGATTAAACAGATGGCggatgagaagaagaagatgatgaaggaaATGAATATGAGTGAGGGGTTTTGGTGGGATGAGGCTGTGGATTTGGCAATGATGGATGAACGGGAATGGGAGCAGTACTTCAAGGCGTTGGAAGAGTTAAGGCGAAAGGTGGCTGCTAGGGTTGATGAGTTGAAGATTTTGAATGGGACTATGATGGGGCCGCCGGTCCCGGCGGTTCATCATCGGCTTTGTCATGTGCCGTTCATGACCTCCAATAATTGTTTTGGTAATTGTCAGGACGTCCAATTTGGTTCTGGTTATCATGATTTAGGGGTTTAA